GGTCGTCCTATCTCTAATATTCAGATTAAGATAGGTGAAGACAATGAGGTCTTGTTGAAAGGTCCTACTATTACCAAGGGCTACTACCATCGTGATACGACAAATGCAAATGCGTTTGACGAGGAGGGTTTCTTCCATACAGGTGATGCCGGCTATATGAAGGACGGAGAGTTGTACCTGACTGAACGAATCAAGGATCTCTTTAAGACTTCGAACGGTAAGTATATTGCTCCTCAACAGGTAGAATCTCTGCTCTTGGTGGATAAATTCATCGATCAGGTAGCCGTGATTGCAGACCAGCGTAAGTTCGTTTCAGCCTTGGTTGTGCCGGAGTTCCGATTGGTAGAAGACTGGGCTCGTGAACATCATATTCCTTTCTCTGGAAGAGAAGAACTTTGTGCCAACGAGAAGGTACAGAAGATGCTGATGGAGCGTGTCAAGATTCTTCAGCAGCATTTGGCTTATTATGAGCAGATCAAACGTATTACGCTCTTGCCTCACCATTTCTCTATGGAAGCAGGAGAGTTGACCAATACGCTGAAGATTCGCCGACCAGTTATCAATAAAAACTATAAGGCAGAGATAGACAAGATGTATGAAGAGTAACTTCATGGTGAAGTATCGGAAAAAGAAACAGGAAGTTATTTAAAGGATAAGGTAATAAAAATGATAACAGCTGACCAGTTGAAAGATGTGATGGATCGTGCTGACGCTCTCCATCGTTATCTGAATATAGACCAGAAAAAAGTAGAATTTGAGGAGGAACAGCTCCGCACTCAGGCTCCTGACTTTTGGGAAGATCCTAAGTATGCTCAGGAGCAGATGAAGAAAGTAAAAGGCATCCAGAAATGGCTGGATGGCTATAAGCAAGTACGTCTCTATGCTGACGAACTGCAACTTGCTTTCGACTTCTATAAAGATGAGATGGTGACCGAGGAGGAAGTGGATACTGACTATGATAAGGCTATCAAGGCGATAGAAGATTTGGAATTGAAGAATATGCTTCGCCAGAAGGAGGACCCTATGGACTGTGTACTCAAGATCAATTCTGGTGCCGGTGGTACGGAGAGTCAGGATTGGGCTTCGATGTTGATGCGTATGTATATGCGCTGGGCTGAGGCTCATGGATATAAGGTGACCATTACCGACATGCAGGAAGGTGATGAGGCTGGTATCAAGAGCGTCACCATGACGATTGAAGGTGGCGAGTTTGCATACGGATACTTGAAGAGTGAGAATGGTGTGCACCGTCTGGTGCGTGTATCTCCTTTCAATGCTCAGGGTAAGCGTATGACCAGTTTCGCCAGTGTCTTCGTTACTCCGCTGGTTGATGATACCATCGAAGTGTATGTAGATCCAGCCAAGTTGTCTTGGGATACATTCCGTTCCAGTGGAGCGGGTGGTCAGAATGTCAACAAGGTAGA
This is a stretch of genomic DNA from Segatella hominis. It encodes these proteins:
- the prfB gene encoding peptide chain release factor 2 gives rise to the protein MITADQLKDVMDRADALHRYLNIDQKKVEFEEEQLRTQAPDFWEDPKYAQEQMKKVKGIQKWLDGYKQVRLYADELQLAFDFYKDEMVTEEEVDTDYDKAIKAIEDLELKNMLRQKEDPMDCVLKINSGAGGTESQDWASMLMRMYMRWAEAHGYKVTITDMQEGDEAGIKSVTMTIEGGEFAYGYLKSENGVHRLVRVSPFNAQGKRMTSFASVFVTPLVDDTIEVYVDPAKLSWDTFRSSGAGGQNVNKVESGVRLRYWYTDPDTGEEEEILIENTETRDQPKNRAKALLLLKSQLYDRAMKKRLEAKAKIEAGKKKIEWGSQIRSYVFDDRRVKDHRTNYQTSDVDGVMDGKIDGFIKAYLMEFPSENEE